A window from Sphingopyxis alaskensis RB2256 encodes these proteins:
- the merA gene encoding mercury(II) reductase: MTDYHAPKGRETVYDLAVIGAGSAGFSAAITAADQGANVALIGHGTIGGTCVNVGCVPSKTMIRAAEALHGARAAARFPGVSGNAQVDDWHSLIAAKDDLVSDLRQRKYVDLLPEYDGITYLEGAARLDGAGVIVGDEPITAGKIIIATGGRPSVPPIPGIETVNYLTSTSLLDLQELPRSLIVVGGGYVGAELAQMMARMGVDVTMVCRSRLLPQVEPQVSEALAGIFRSEGMTLYCGIAYDACREDERGVMLCVQEGGRPIELKAERLLVATGRTPNTEGLGLEEAGIARDARGAIVVDNHMRTSKADIYAAGDVTNRDQFVYMAAYGAKLAALNALNGDSLTYDNATMPWVVFTDPQLAGVGLSEAAAKSAGFETKTSILPLDLVPRALAARDTRGLVKLVADAGSDLLLGGQIIAPEGADSIQTLALALRHGMTVAELGETIFPYLTTVEALKLAAQGFGKDVTKLYCCAG, encoded by the coding sequence ATGACGGACTACCATGCGCCCAAAGGAAGAGAGACCGTCTATGACCTTGCCGTCATCGGCGCGGGTTCGGCCGGGTTCTCCGCTGCGATCACGGCCGCCGATCAGGGCGCCAATGTCGCGCTGATCGGCCACGGGACCATCGGCGGAACCTGCGTCAATGTCGGCTGCGTCCCGTCGAAGACGATGATCCGCGCCGCCGAGGCGCTGCACGGCGCGCGCGCAGCGGCGCGCTTTCCCGGCGTTTCCGGCAATGCGCAGGTGGATGACTGGCACAGTCTGATTGCCGCCAAGGACGACCTCGTCTCGGACCTGCGGCAGAGGAAATATGTCGACCTGCTGCCCGAGTATGACGGCATCACCTATCTGGAGGGCGCTGCACGGCTCGATGGCGCGGGCGTGATCGTTGGCGACGAGCCGATTACCGCCGGAAAGATCATCATCGCCACTGGTGGCCGTCCATCCGTACCGCCGATACCGGGCATCGAGACAGTGAACTACCTGACGAGCACATCGCTGCTGGACCTACAGGAACTGCCCCGAAGCCTGATCGTCGTCGGCGGCGGCTATGTCGGCGCGGAACTTGCGCAGATGATGGCGCGTATGGGTGTCGATGTCACTATGGTGTGCCGCTCGCGCCTCCTGCCTCAGGTGGAGCCGCAGGTGTCGGAAGCTCTGGCCGGGATATTCCGGTCCGAGGGCATGACCCTCTACTGCGGCATCGCCTATGATGCCTGCCGGGAGGACGAGCGAGGGGTCATGCTCTGCGTCCAGGAAGGCGGCAGGCCGATCGAACTCAAGGCCGAACGGCTGCTGGTCGCCACGGGGCGCACGCCAAACACCGAGGGGCTGGGGCTCGAGGAAGCGGGCATCGCCCGGGACGCGCGAGGCGCCATCGTCGTCGATAATCACATGCGCACCTCAAAAGCCGACATCTATGCCGCTGGCGACGTCACCAACCGTGACCAGTTCGTCTATATGGCGGCCTATGGCGCCAAGCTGGCCGCGCTCAACGCACTGAACGGCGATAGTCTGACCTATGATAATGCGACGATGCCGTGGGTCGTGTTCACCGACCCGCAGCTTGCCGGCGTTGGCCTCTCCGAAGCTGCCGCGAAATCAGCGGGCTTTGAGACAAAAACATCGATTTTGCCGCTCGATCTGGTGCCGCGGGCGCTTGCAGCGCGCGATACGCGCGGGCTTGTCAAGCTGGTCGCCGATGCCGGGAGCGATCTTCTTCTTGGTGGACAGATCATTGCGCCCGAAGGTGCCGACAGCATCCAGACATTGGCCCTCGCTCTCAGACACGGCATGACGGTCGCCGAACTTGGTGAAACAATCTTCCCCTATCTAACGACGGTCGAGGCGCTGAAGCTGGCGGCGCAAGGCTTTGGCAAGGACGTCACAAAGCTATACTGTTGTGCCGGATGA
- a CDS encoding DUF6969 family protein, protein MEAIEAATVVIDTIVQMAGEARPLMQRVLPPAGVHWWAHYPDDDARDKKTRSRWYYHIHPPGMRDPDEHGHFHLFLHRTQLDAASEPLAVPAEGEAAPAHVAHVAGLSVDHDGVPRAWFATNRWVTDEFLYPAETMIAHLDRYNVDNTEEDDLVNRLLTAMVALYRCELAGLLRARDAALAELVKAGGAAAYEAGNDILAICPIDLDAKIGGLGLD, encoded by the coding sequence ATGGAAGCGATCGAGGCTGCGACTGTGGTGATCGACACGATTGTGCAGATGGCGGGCGAAGCGCGACCACTCATGCAGCGTGTCCTTCCGCCTGCGGGCGTCCACTGGTGGGCGCATTATCCCGACGATGACGCGCGCGACAAGAAAACGCGCTCACGGTGGTATTATCATATACATCCGCCCGGTATGCGCGACCCGGATGAACACGGGCATTTTCATCTCTTTCTGCACCGAACCCAGCTCGACGCCGCGTCCGAACCGCTGGCCGTGCCTGCTGAAGGCGAGGCCGCGCCAGCCCATGTCGCGCATGTTGCAGGTCTGTCGGTCGATCACGACGGCGTACCTCGTGCCTGGTTCGCGACGAACCGGTGGGTAACCGACGAGTTCCTCTATCCGGCTGAAACGATGATCGCCCATCTCGACCGCTATAATGTCGATAATACAGAAGAAGATGATCTTGTGAACCGGCTGTTGACCGCCATGGTGGCGCTCTACCGGTGCGAGCTGGCCGGGTTGCTGCGCGCCCGCGACGCGGCGTTAGCCGAACTGGTCAAGGCAGGCGGTGCGGCTGCCTATGAAGCGGGAAATGATATTCTGGCGATCTGTCCGATTGATCTCGACGCCAAGATCGGCGGCCTGGGCCTCGATTAG
- a CDS encoding flavodoxin family protein, which translates to MTDPLIPLRAIFINCTLTPSPGVSHTQRLMDNAVAIMRANDVAVETVRAVDWNIAPGVQPDMTEHGWSQDDWPEIQAKVMEADILVLGTPIWLGDKSSVCTRVIERLYSYSGTLNDKGQYAYYGRVAGCIVTGNEDGIKHCAMNMLYSLQHLGYAIPPQSDAGWIGEAGPGPSYGDDGTGLKNDFTRRNTTFMAWNLMHLARLLKAAGGLPAHGNQRSAWDAGSRFDHPNPEYR; encoded by the coding sequence ATGACCGACCCGCTCATCCCGCTCCGGGCGATCTTCATCAACTGCACGCTTACGCCATCGCCCGGCGTCTCGCACACGCAGCGGCTCATGGACAATGCGGTCGCGATCATGCGGGCCAATGACGTGGCGGTCGAAACCGTTCGCGCCGTCGATTGGAATATCGCCCCCGGGGTCCAGCCGGACATGACGGAACATGGCTGGTCGCAGGACGACTGGCCCGAAATCCAGGCCAAGGTCATGGAGGCCGATATTCTCGTTCTGGGAACGCCGATCTGGCTCGGCGACAAATCTTCGGTTTGTACGCGCGTGATCGAGCGGCTCTATTCCTATTCGGGGACGCTGAACGACAAGGGGCAATATGCCTATTATGGGCGCGTCGCCGGCTGCATCGTCACGGGGAACGAAGATGGGATCAAGCATTGCGCGATGAACATGCTCTATTCGCTCCAGCACCTGGGTTATGCCATCCCGCCACAGTCGGATGCGGGATGGATCGGCGAAGCCGGCCCCGGCCCATCCTATGGCGACGATGGAACCGGGCTGAAAAATGACTTCACCCGTCGCAACACAACCTTCATGGCCTGGAACCTCATGCACCTCGCACGGCTGCTGAAAGCCGCGGGCGGCCTGCCCGCCCACGGAAATCAGCGGTCGGCGTGGGATGCGGGTTCGCGCTTCGACCATCCCAACCCCGAATATCGCTAG
- a CDS encoding YiiX/YebB-like N1pC/P60 family cysteine hydrolase: protein MGLLLGIGRLLAGYLTGPSRAPYANVPTDESALAATIMTGDVLLVEGRQRVSTAIKYLTQSTWSHAALCVEASGDRPLFVEADAIEGVRLVTSEEFAGLHCRICRPVGLDEDEIDAVTGFARAHIGDAYDLANVVDLARFLCPTPPVPSRWRRRMIALGSGEPTKAICSTLIAQAFQSIGYPILPEITQELIDDPNCLGCVRDILHIRHHSLFTPRDFDVSPYFEIVKPTLARGFDHHSLSWAVVGVQVMP, encoded by the coding sequence ATGGGCTTGCTGCTTGGCATCGGGCGGCTGCTGGCCGGATATCTGACAGGTCCGTCGCGGGCGCCCTATGCCAATGTTCCCACGGACGAATCCGCTCTGGCCGCCACGATCATGACCGGCGATGTGTTGTTGGTGGAAGGTCGCCAGCGTGTCAGCACCGCGATCAAATATCTTACCCAATCGACCTGGTCGCATGCGGCACTCTGTGTCGAAGCGTCCGGCGATCGGCCGTTATTTGTCGAAGCCGACGCGATCGAAGGGGTCCGGCTCGTCACCAGCGAGGAATTCGCAGGTCTCCACTGCCGGATATGCCGTCCGGTGGGACTGGACGAGGATGAGATCGACGCGGTGACCGGTTTTGCTCGCGCGCATATCGGCGACGCCTATGACCTTGCCAATGTCGTCGACCTCGCCCGCTTTCTCTGTCCGACGCCGCCCGTGCCTTCGCGCTGGCGCCGCCGCATGATCGCGCTCGGCAGCGGCGAACCCACCAAGGCAATATGCTCGACCCTGATCGCGCAGGCATTTCAGTCGATCGGCTACCCGATCCTGCCCGAAATAACGCAAGAATTGATCGACGATCCGAATTGCCTCGGCTGCGTGCGCGACATCCTGCATATCCGTCATCACAGCCTGTTCACGCCGCGCGATTTCGACGTTTCTCCCTATTTCGAAATCGTCAAGCCGACGCTGGCTCGCGGCTTCGATCATCATTCGCTGTCGTGGGCCGTGGTCGGGGTACAGGTGATGCCATGA
- a CDS encoding NrsF family protein, translating to MSRDSNFLITELVGGLEPIRPLRFSSGLGFALAGLGVTLGAVAWLFGFRTDVLAGNFDPVFLLAAGLFFLLGLATSATVVVMSRPHIGSDHSGWRWAAAMTALLPIAAILTSLERGRMAVSAADAGHGFDCLVAGSALGLLIAAVLVWWLRRGAPTSPERAGLLTGIAAGSFGMFAFSLHCQYNDIIHIGLWHGLAVAATAGLGRLVIPRLIRW from the coding sequence ATGTCCCGCGATAGCAATTTCCTGATTACCGAACTGGTCGGCGGACTCGAGCCGATACGACCGCTGCGCTTTTCAAGCGGGCTTGGCTTCGCCCTGGCCGGGCTGGGCGTCACATTGGGGGCCGTCGCATGGCTGTTCGGATTTCGCACGGACGTGCTGGCGGGCAACTTCGATCCGGTCTTCCTGCTTGCGGCCGGATTGTTCTTCCTGCTCGGTCTCGCGACCTCGGCGACCGTTGTCGTCATGAGCCGGCCCCATATCGGCAGCGATCATAGCGGTTGGAGATGGGCCGCCGCCATGACGGCGCTGCTGCCGATTGCCGCTATCCTGACGAGTCTCGAACGAGGCCGCATGGCTGTTTCCGCCGCAGATGCCGGACATGGTTTCGATTGCCTTGTCGCCGGCAGCGCACTCGGCTTGCTGATCGCCGCGGTGCTGGTGTGGTGGTTGCGGCGCGGCGCCCCCACGTCGCCCGAGCGCGCCGGACTGCTCACCGGAATCGCCGCAGGCAGCTTTGGCATGTTCGCCTTCTCTTTGCACTGCCAGTATAATGATATTATCCATATCGGACTGTGGCACGGCCTTGCCGTCGCGGCGACCGCAGGCCTGGGCAGACTCGTTATTCCGCGCCTGATCCGCTGGTAG
- a CDS encoding DoxX family protein, producing MLVVTLYDRVINWVAGRIPEGFALLFMRVVLAGIFWRSGQTKIAEGTWFTISENTFYLFQDEYSGVPLPSDLAAVMATVSEHLFPILLVLGLFTRLSAFALLGMTMVIQIFVYPDAWWQVHSLWFAMALILIVRGGGWLSLDSVLVRRLRGDRAAA from the coding sequence ATGCTGGTTGTTACGCTTTACGATCGGGTTATCAACTGGGTAGCGGGACGGATTCCCGAAGGCTTCGCGCTGTTATTCATGCGCGTGGTGCTGGCAGGAATCTTCTGGCGATCCGGCCAGACCAAGATTGCCGAGGGCACATGGTTCACAATCAGCGAAAATACCTTTTACCTTTTTCAGGACGAGTATAGCGGGGTGCCGCTGCCCAGCGATCTTGCCGCCGTGATGGCCACGGTCTCCGAGCATCTGTTTCCGATTTTGCTCGTGCTCGGCCTGTTCACCCGGCTTTCGGCCTTTGCACTGCTGGGCATGACAATGGTGATCCAGATCTTTGTTTATCCCGATGCCTGGTGGCAGGTGCATTCGCTTTGGTTTGCCATGGCGCTCATCCTCATCGTTCGCGGCGGCGGGTGGCTGTCACTCGATTCGGTGTTGGTCCGCAGGCTGCGGGGCGACCGGGCAGCAGCATGA
- a CDS encoding TetR/AcrR family transcriptional regulator: MPWEKRFDVGETLTRAMHAFWTRGYEATSMQDLVAATGVNRASLYATYGDKRELFLAALRKYDGEVRGHTLQELARVHAPADAIGALFDKFIAQTAVPGQNWGCFLINTALELAAHDAEIAELVNAAQDDIEAFFLAMIRKGQASGAFNRERDAALLAHQALASLLGMLVMIRSRPERKYLDAVRDGVLRSLG; this comes from the coding sequence ATGCCATGGGAAAAGCGATTCGATGTCGGCGAGACGCTGACGCGTGCGATGCACGCATTCTGGACGCGCGGCTATGAGGCGACATCGATGCAGGATCTCGTGGCCGCGACGGGTGTCAACCGGGCGAGCCTTTATGCGACCTATGGCGACAAGCGCGAATTGTTCCTCGCCGCGCTCCGCAAATATGACGGCGAGGTCCGCGGCCACACGCTGCAGGAGCTTGCGCGCGTCCATGCGCCGGCCGATGCGATCGGTGCGCTGTTCGATAAATTCATCGCCCAGACGGCGGTGCCCGGCCAGAACTGGGGTTGTTTCCTCATCAACACCGCGCTTGAACTCGCGGCGCACGACGCGGAGATCGCCGAGCTGGTCAATGCGGCGCAGGACGACATCGAAGCCTTTTTTCTCGCGATGATCCGCAAGGGCCAGGCGAGCGGAGCGTTCAACCGCGAACGCGATGCGGCGCTGCTCGCGCACCAGGCGCTCGCTTCCTTGCTCGGCATGCTCGTGATGATCCGCAGT
- a CDS encoding sigma-70 family RNA polymerase sigma factor, protein MKSDEPSLARLMAMAQRGDRLAYRTLLIECRVWLRRYFGRKVAPNHLEDLVQDTLLSLHSKLATYDPSRPFLPWLAAIARYRWVDQLRRVYRAAEMELEEELIGSNDEPAIVARISLERLFAQLPSAQARAIELVKIEGLSVAEASLACGQSESLIKVNIHRGLKRLAAMIEKA, encoded by the coding sequence ATGAAGTCGGACGAGCCATCGCTTGCCCGCCTTATGGCAATGGCGCAGCGGGGCGACCGACTGGCCTATCGCACGCTACTGATCGAATGCCGGGTCTGGCTCAGGCGATATTTTGGCCGGAAAGTGGCGCCAAATCATCTGGAAGACCTGGTGCAGGATACGTTGCTGTCGCTGCACAGCAAGCTGGCTACCTATGATCCATCCCGCCCCTTCCTCCCCTGGCTCGCCGCGATCGCCCGCTATCGTTGGGTCGATCAATTGCGCCGCGTCTATCGCGCAGCGGAAATGGAGCTTGAGGAGGAGTTGATCGGAAGCAACGACGAGCCGGCGATCGTCGCGCGCATCAGCCTCGAAAGGCTTTTCGCGCAGTTGCCGTCGGCGCAGGCCCGGGCGATTGAGCTGGTCAAGATCGAAGGGCTGTCCGTCGCCGAGGCATCCCTGGCCTGCGGGCAAAGCGAGTCCCTGATAAAAGTCAACATCCACCGTGGCCTGAAGAGATTGGCCGCGATGATCGAGAAAGCGTGA
- a CDS encoding mercuric transporter MerT family protein produces MSNSNIEAVAPRASQQPEDRRKTWFAAGGAIGAVLASTCCIVPLLLLTLGVSGAWIGNLTLLEPYRPISAGIALVFIALGFRQVYLKARPACEEGSYCARPQSSVITKTILWLSTVLVLLALTIDWWAPYFY; encoded by the coding sequence ATGAGCAATTCGAACATCGAGGCTGTGGCGCCGCGCGCATCTCAACAGCCCGAGGACAGAAGGAAGACCTGGTTTGCTGCGGGCGGTGCGATCGGAGCGGTGCTGGCCTCCACCTGCTGTATCGTGCCGCTGCTCCTGTTGACGCTCGGCGTCTCCGGCGCCTGGATCGGCAATCTCACCCTGCTCGAACCCTATAGGCCGATCTCCGCCGGCATCGCGCTTGTCTTCATCGCTCTGGGTTTCCGGCAAGTCTATCTCAAGGCCCGGCCAGCCTGTGAGGAAGGGTCCTACTGCGCTCGTCCGCAATCGTCCGTCATCACCAAAACGATCCTCTGGCTTTCGACCGTGCTGGTCCTCCTCGCACTGACGATCGACTGGTGGGCACCCTATTTCTACTAG
- a CDS encoding CBS domain-containing protein: MKIAAIVSRKGREFETVDERSSLAEAVDVMHRKAIGSVGVATGRGAIISGLVSQQELTSAIALHGADALSRPVADFMRKPVLSCRCDDNAADVMHVMTRERCRHAVVWNAAGTIAGLVSLGDLVAALLEEARLEAGVLRDLARSRLLAMPG, translated from the coding sequence ATGAAGATTGCAGCTATCGTTTCCCGAAAGGGGCGCGAGTTCGAGACCGTCGATGAAAGGTCGTCCCTGGCCGAGGCTGTCGATGTGATGCATCGCAAGGCCATCGGGTCGGTCGGCGTGGCGACGGGGCGTGGAGCCATCATCTCCGGACTCGTTTCACAGCAGGAACTGACTTCGGCGATCGCGCTGCACGGCGCCGATGCATTGAGCCGACCCGTGGCGGATTTCATGCGCAAACCCGTATTATCCTGTCGCTGTGACGACAATGCGGCCGACGTGATGCACGTAATGACCCGCGAGCGCTGCCGTCACGCGGTCGTCTGGAATGCCGCTGGCACAATAGCGGGCCTTGTGTCGCTCGGCGATCTTGTCGCGGCGCTGCTCGAAGAGGCGCGGCTCGAAGCCGGCGTCTTGCGCGATCTCGCGCGTTCGCGCCTGCTTGCGATGCCGGGATAG
- a CDS encoding heavy-metal-associated domain-containing protein, translating into MKRLAIVAGGALAIATAAIPLTASVAQPSSNTAAASRTAIFTVENMTCALCPVTVKKAMEGVKGVKSVRIDFDAKTATVVFDPSTATITAIAAASTNAGYPASVKNRSP; encoded by the coding sequence ATGAAACGACTTGCAATCGTTGCGGGCGGCGCGCTTGCCATCGCGACTGCGGCCATCCCCTTGACCGCTTCCGTCGCGCAACCGTCCTCGAACACGGCCGCCGCGAGCCGAACGGCGATCTTCACGGTCGAGAACATGACCTGCGCCCTGTGCCCGGTTACGGTCAAGAAGGCCATGGAGGGCGTAAAGGGCGTGAAGTCGGTCCGGATCGACTTCGATGCCAAGACCGCCACAGTGGTGTTTGATCCATCGACAGCAACGATCACGGCTATCGCTGCCGCTTCCACAAACGCGGGCTATCCGGCATCGGTCAAGAACAGAAGCCCGTGA